Proteins found in one Acipenser ruthenus chromosome 18, fAciRut3.2 maternal haplotype, whole genome shotgun sequence genomic segment:
- the LOC117417735 gene encoding mediator of RNA polymerase II transcription subunit 6 isoform X2: MATSDNLLGISWVDSGWIPILNPGNVLDYFSERSNPFYDRTCNNEVVKMQRLTLEHLNQMVGVEYILLHAQEPILYIIRKQQRQSPNQVIPLSDYYIIAGVVYQAPDLGSVIGSRVLSAVHGVQSAFDEAMSYCRYHPSKGYWWQFNDQEEREKSKPKTKKKEEPSSLFQRQRVDMLLLDLRQKFPPAFYQPKSGEKPIPVEIKKEPEAPAETVKQEERDSAKNPQQAPATKAPPEKRARLQ; the protein is encoded by the exons ATGGCGACTTCAG ATAACCTGCTGGGAATCTCGTGGGTGGACAGCGGCTGGATTCCCATTCTCAACCCCGGGAATGTTCTGGATTATTTCTCTGAGAGGAGTAACCCCTTCTATGACAGGACCTGCAACAACGAAGTGGTCAAAATGCAGAGGCTCACCCTGGAACATTTAAA CCAGATGGTTGGAGTCGAATACATTCTGCTTCATGCACAGGAGCCCATTCTCTACATCATCCGAAAACAACAAAGACAGTCTCCAAATCAAG TCATCCCTTTGTCTGATTACTACATCATAGCTGGTGTGGTGTACCAGGCTCCAGACCTGGGGTCTGTCATCGGCTCTAGAGTG CTGTCTGCTGTGCATGGGGTCCAGTCTGCATTCGACGAGGCCATGTCCTACTGCAGGTACCACCCCTCCAAAGGGTACTGGTGGCAGTTCAACGACCAGGAGGAGCGAG AAAAATCCAAGCCCAAAACCAAGAAGAAGGAAGAGCCGAGCTCGCTGTTCCAGAGACAGAGGGTGGACATGCTGCTCCTGGACCTGCGGCAGAAATTCCCTCCTGCGTTTTACCAG ccAAAGTCTGGAGAAAAGCCTATACCAG TGGAGATAAAGAAGGAGCCTGAGGCGCCAGCAGAGACAGTGAAGCAGGAAGAGAGAGACTCTGCCAAGAATCCCCAGCAAGCTCCCGCCACCAAAGCACCTCCAGAGAAACGAGCGAGGCTCCAGTGa
- the LOC117417735 gene encoding mediator of RNA polymerase II transcription subunit 6 isoform X1, with protein sequence MNLNQPRNNAKDNLLGISWVDSGWIPILNPGNVLDYFSERSNPFYDRTCNNEVVKMQRLTLEHLNQMVGVEYILLHAQEPILYIIRKQQRQSPNQVIPLSDYYIIAGVVYQAPDLGSVIGSRVLSAVHGVQSAFDEAMSYCRYHPSKGYWWQFNDQEEREKSKPKTKKKEEPSSLFQRQRVDMLLLDLRQKFPPAFYQPKSGEKPIPVEIKKEPEAPAETVKQEERDSAKNPQQAPATKAPPEKRARLQ encoded by the exons atgaatctgaatcaacccAGAAATAATGCAAAAG ATAACCTGCTGGGAATCTCGTGGGTGGACAGCGGCTGGATTCCCATTCTCAACCCCGGGAATGTTCTGGATTATTTCTCTGAGAGGAGTAACCCCTTCTATGACAGGACCTGCAACAACGAAGTGGTCAAAATGCAGAGGCTCACCCTGGAACATTTAAA CCAGATGGTTGGAGTCGAATACATTCTGCTTCATGCACAGGAGCCCATTCTCTACATCATCCGAAAACAACAAAGACAGTCTCCAAATCAAG TCATCCCTTTGTCTGATTACTACATCATAGCTGGTGTGGTGTACCAGGCTCCAGACCTGGGGTCTGTCATCGGCTCTAGAGTG CTGTCTGCTGTGCATGGGGTCCAGTCTGCATTCGACGAGGCCATGTCCTACTGCAGGTACCACCCCTCCAAAGGGTACTGGTGGCAGTTCAACGACCAGGAGGAGCGAG AAAAATCCAAGCCCAAAACCAAGAAGAAGGAAGAGCCGAGCTCGCTGTTCCAGAGACAGAGGGTGGACATGCTGCTCCTGGACCTGCGGCAGAAATTCCCTCCTGCGTTTTACCAG ccAAAGTCTGGAGAAAAGCCTATACCAG TGGAGATAAAGAAGGAGCCTGAGGCGCCAGCAGAGACAGTGAAGCAGGAAGAGAGAGACTCTGCCAAGAATCCCCAGCAAGCTCCCGCCACCAAAGCACCTCCAGAGAAACGAGCGAGGCTCCAGTGa
- the LOC117402822 gene encoding uncharacterized protein LOC117402822 — MHPSRAVVQDGNASTVVLGSGSGRGSVSRLLEQSNALPANSSRDPARPEYHHNQQQQHYRYHGSSLMRDPGQRHPEPAQLLHRALEFKSQGTQGNSVAAYQAMSDLNAASYDLVKQAILCRLNITAETHRKTNVQMGEAIVVEQFCHVVGADTQAWIRRHNPDTLEGAVKLSEDYEDPLVSARTGILSAPDLRDRCYSACLLQMELVNYERVKEYCLKVLRKEGENFKALYRSGVAYYHLGDYHKALHYLNEARKQQPTDTNVIRYIQLTEMKLCRANCIDSMDWSSSHF, encoded by the exons ATGCATCCGAGTCGGGCAGTGGTACAAGACGGGAACGCAAGCACAGTGGTACTGGGTTCGGGCAGCGGCAGGGGCAGCGTGTCAAGGCTGCTAGAACAGAGCAACGCATTGCCAGCCAACAGCAGCCGAGACCCCGCGCGTCCAGAGTACCATCacaaccagcagcagcagcactatcGTTACCACGGCTCCAGCCTCATGAGAGATCCCGGCCAGCGACATCCAGAACCGGCGCAGCTGCTCCACAGGGCGCTGGAGTTCAAGAGCCAGGGGACCCAGGGAAACAGTGTA gcagcctaccaggccatgagcgACCTCAACGCCGCCAGCTACGACCTGGTCAAACAGGCCATTCTCTGCCGCCTCAACATAACGGCAGAGACCCACCGG AAAACCAACGTGCAAATGGGGGAAGCAATAGtggtggagcagttctgccatgtggtcggcgccgatacCCAGGcttggatacggcgccacaaccccgacaccctggagggcGCTGTGAAACTGTCCGAGGACTACGAGGACCCCCTAGTTTCTGCCCGGACCGGGATACTGTCGGCTCCAGACCTCCGAGACAGATGctactccg CCTGTCTGCTGCAGATGGAGCTGGTGAACTACGAGAGAGTGAAGGAGTACTGTCTGAAGGTGCTCAGGAAGGAAGGGGAGAACTTCAAGGCTCTGTACCGCTCCGGAGTGGCCTACTACCACCTGGGGGACTACCACAAGGCCCTGCACTACCTCAATGAAGCCCGGAAACAGCAGCCCACAG ATACCAATGTTATCCGCTACATCCAGCTGACGGAAATGAAACTCTGTCGGGCGAACTGTATTGATTCAATGGATTGGAGTTCTTctcatttttaa